Proteins encoded together in one Roseofilum reptotaenium CS-1145 window:
- a CDS encoding ABC transporter substrate-binding protein — protein sequence MTQKNDTPILVVALIVCLGVVGFGLWWFLNRTEVQVASSPSPEMVDFQVEERLSTGERLLITQGATLQKRSAVAQIAQGKWEEAIANLEYSLNLNRNDPEALIYLNNARIAGQTAYTLAVSVPITTQLNAAQELLRGVAQAQQEMNEQGGIQGTPIQILIADDANNPDAAVEIAQKLVADDRILAVIGHYSSGVSLAAASVYENGQLVMISPTSTSVELSGKGNYVFRTVPSDLFSGTTLARYLLQDLQKQKVAVFFNSTSNYSQSLKDSFTTALFADGGEVVTEIDFASFMFNPSQAIEEVMAQGAEAILLASDSTVFPDALDAIIINNHKLPLLGGDSLYRSEVLKAGRAKAMGMVVAIPWDFVANANSAFAQSSLQLWSAQVNWRTALAYDAAQALLEAISSEEPSRSSIQKALVAPDFQVNGASGTIRFLPSGDRNQALQLVQVQPGDLTGFGYDFVPLVGFKPEQ from the coding sequence ATGACTCAAAAGAATGATACCCCAATCTTAGTGGTTGCCCTGATTGTATGTTTGGGCGTAGTCGGTTTTGGTTTATGGTGGTTTCTGAATCGGACAGAGGTACAGGTCGCCAGTTCCCCTTCACCGGAAATGGTGGATTTTCAAGTAGAGGAGCGGCTTAGTACTGGAGAGCGGTTGTTAATTACACAAGGGGCAACCCTCCAGAAACGGAGTGCAGTCGCTCAGATAGCGCAAGGAAAATGGGAAGAGGCGATCGCCAATTTAGAATACTCTTTAAACCTCAATCGTAACGATCCTGAAGCGCTGATCTATCTGAACAACGCCCGCATTGCTGGGCAAACAGCCTATACCCTGGCTGTATCTGTCCCCATTACCACCCAACTTAATGCTGCCCAAGAGTTACTGCGCGGTGTAGCTCAAGCACAACAAGAGATGAATGAACAGGGAGGAATTCAAGGAACTCCCATACAGATTTTAATTGCTGACGATGCGAATAATCCAGATGCTGCTGTTGAGATTGCCCAAAAATTGGTAGCTGACGATCGCATTTTGGCAGTCATTGGTCACTATAGTAGTGGGGTAAGTCTGGCGGCTGCTTCTGTATATGAAAATGGGCAATTGGTCATGATTTCTCCTACGTCTACTTCCGTAGAGTTGTCGGGGAAAGGCAATTATGTTTTCCGCACTGTTCCAAGCGATCTCTTTTCGGGAACAACTCTCGCGCGCTATTTGCTTCAAGATCTACAAAAACAAAAGGTAGCTGTATTTTTTAACTCCACCAGCAATTATAGTCAATCCCTCAAAGATAGCTTTACTACCGCCCTATTTGCGGATGGCGGTGAGGTAGTCACCGAGATAGACTTTGCCAGCTTCATGTTTAATCCGAGTCAGGCGATTGAAGAGGTGATGGCTCAAGGTGCTGAGGCGATTTTACTTGCCTCGGATTCTACGGTATTCCCTGATGCTCTTGATGCGATCATTATTAATAACCATAAATTACCTCTCCTGGGAGGCGATAGTTTATACAGATCTGAAGTCTTAAAAGCAGGACGAGCAAAAGCAATGGGGATGGTTGTTGCTATCCCTTGGGATTTTGTCGCCAATGCCAACTCTGCTTTTGCCCAAAGCAGCCTCCAGTTATGGAGCGCACAGGTGAATTGGCGCACTGCCTTAGCCTATGATGCGGCTCAAGCGCTGTTAGAGGCGATCTCTAGCGAAGAACCGAGTCGTTCCAGCATCCAAAAGGCTCTTGTGGCTCCAGATTTTCAGGTCAATGGTGCATCGGGAACCATTCGGTTTCTGCCATCGGGCGATCGCAATCAAGCCCTCCAGTTAGTACAAGTTCAACCTGGCGATCTCACCGGATTCGGCTATGATTTTGTTCCCCTAGTGGGATTTAAACCAGAACAATAA
- a CDS encoding Ycf34 family protein, with the protein MCICVNCEYVDRCLTYHAVEGQHQQPHLAENPDFEPINPEINVNIRHQGEIIEMEWDVVGCESFKQEQGKWSRLRPGELIPT; encoded by the coding sequence ATGTGCATTTGTGTCAATTGCGAATATGTAGACCGTTGCCTTACCTATCATGCCGTGGAAGGTCAACACCAACAACCCCATCTGGCGGAAAATCCGGATTTTGAACCCATCAACCCTGAAATTAATGTCAATATCCGCCACCAGGGAGAGATCATTGAGATGGAATGGGATGTGGTTGGATGTGAGAGTTTTAAACAAGAACAGGGTAAATGGTCAAGGTTACGTCCTGGGGAGTTAATTCCCACATAG
- a CDS encoding CCA tRNA nucleotidyltransferase codes for MLDLTGAALSPETWPFDLEWLPEETCLVGGAVRDSLLKRQRDYLDLDFVLPEKAVETARQIAKFYDAGFVVLDAGRQIARVVFENATADFAQQEGETLHLDLKRRDFTVNAIAYNPFTQTLIDPLEGCQDLQRQLIRMVSAKNLADDPLRLLRAYRQASQLGFTLDRETQNTLIRLAPKLRQVAAERVRMELGYLLNLPSGSEALEKAWKDGVLTGWFPHSCAERVTQVHQVDWMAEELSDRWPQLREYFNQPILASQPTNRISLAKLILFISPEVQNAEAELKSLKLSRAEIRAAIAVLQRLPDILYPQQMDLRDQYFFFQAIRSVFPTLMLLARVRGVALEAIAPLCDRYLNPNDPVVYPQPPIAGNTLIESLNLSKGKLIGQLLTEIQIAQIEGKVSTQAEAIQFAQHWLKPIKP; via the coding sequence ATGCTTGACTTAACCGGTGCAGCTCTTAGTCCAGAAACCTGGCCTTTTGATTTAGAATGGCTTCCCGAAGAAACCTGTTTAGTGGGGGGAGCGGTGCGCGATAGCCTGCTGAAACGGCAACGGGATTATCTGGATCTGGATTTTGTGCTGCCGGAAAAGGCTGTAGAAACGGCGCGTCAGATTGCTAAATTCTATGATGCGGGGTTTGTGGTGTTGGATGCCGGGCGGCAAATTGCGCGGGTGGTGTTTGAAAATGCCACAGCAGATTTTGCCCAACAGGAGGGAGAAACCCTACATCTTGATTTAAAGCGGCGGGATTTTACGGTTAATGCGATCGCCTATAATCCGTTTACCCAGACCTTAATTGACCCATTGGAAGGCTGTCAAGATTTACAGCGCCAACTCATCCGTATGGTATCGGCAAAAAATTTGGCTGACGATCCCCTGAGGCTGCTACGAGCCTATCGCCAAGCGAGTCAATTGGGGTTTACCCTTGACCGAGAAACGCAAAACACTCTAATCCGGTTAGCACCAAAGTTGCGTCAGGTGGCAGCCGAACGGGTACGGATGGAGTTAGGGTATTTACTGAATTTGCCCTCGGGAAGTGAAGCACTGGAAAAGGCTTGGAAAGATGGAGTGTTAACGGGTTGGTTTCCCCATAGCTGTGCAGAGCGGGTGACTCAAGTCCATCAAGTAGATTGGATGGCAGAGGAATTGAGCGATCGCTGGCCTCAATTACGAGAATACTTTAATCAGCCTATTCTCGCCAGTCAACCCACCAATCGGATCAGTTTAGCTAAACTGATTCTGTTTATCTCCCCAGAAGTCCAAAACGCTGAGGCAGAACTAAAATCCTTGAAATTGAGTCGTGCTGAAATTCGAGCGGCGATCGCCGTTTTGCAGCGCTTGCCGGATATTCTATACCCGCAACAGATGGACTTGCGAGACCAGTATTTTTTCTTTCAAGCGATTCGTTCCGTTTTTCCGACACTGATGCTCTTAGCACGGGTGAGAGGGGTGGCTCTGGAGGCGATCGCGCCGTTGTGCGATCGCTACCTCAATCCCAACGATCCTGTCGTTTATCCCCAACCTCCGATCGCAGGTAATACCTTGATTGAATCCCTTAATCTATCCAAGGGTAAGTTAATCGGTCAATTATTAACCGAAATTCAGATCGCCCAAATTGAAGGTAAGGTCAGCACCCAAGCAGAGGCGATCCAGTTTGCCCAACATTGGCTCAAACCCATTAAACCTTAG